A genomic region of Desulfomicrobium macestii contains the following coding sequences:
- a CDS encoding DEAD/DEAH box helicase, with product MTTFSDLGLSELTIQALSRKGFEEPTPIQIKTIPAVLTGENDIVAQAQTGTGKTAAFGLPLLEMLDPDIRTVQALVLAPTRELAIQVAEEINSLRGGRTINVAPIYGGQSMDIQLRSLKKGVSVVVGTPGRVLDHLRRGSLNLSGIRFLILDEADEMLNMGFLDDVLEIMEQTGSEKRTMLFSATMPPEILRIAKKYMGDYQVIRAESNQLTAPQTDQIYFEVAMSDKFEALCRIIDMESEFYGLVFTRTKVDADAVSQRLMERGYDADTLHGDMSQSLREKILIKFKKKLVTILVATDVAARGIDVHDLTHVINFDLPHDPEAYVHRVGRTGRAGKQGIAITFITPSEYRRLQFISKHARTDIRKARLPKVSDVIDMKKGRIRAELQEIMTTEPELEFMGMAQELLDQSKPRETLAALLQYMFQEELDASNYKEIGDAFVVDKTGKSRLFVTQGRKDGLTPKRLLTFLGDKCNIPPKKIWDIQIMETFAFVSLPFHDAERVLAMFNKGKGTELAFTKAKARPSAPAPRR from the coding sequence ATGACTACATTTTCTGATTTAGGCTTATCCGAACTGACCATCCAGGCTCTGTCCCGTAAGGGTTTCGAAGAGCCAACCCCCATCCAGATCAAGACCATCCCGGCCGTATTGACCGGGGAGAACGACATCGTCGCCCAGGCCCAGACCGGCACTGGCAAGACTGCGGCCTTTGGCTTGCCGCTGCTCGAAATGCTCGACCCTGACATCCGCACGGTGCAGGCCCTCGTTCTCGCCCCGACCCGCGAACTGGCCATCCAGGTGGCCGAGGAGATCAACTCCCTGCGCGGCGGCCGGACCATCAACGTCGCCCCCATCTATGGCGGCCAGTCCATGGATATCCAGCTCAGAAGCCTCAAGAAGGGCGTGTCCGTGGTTGTCGGGACACCGGGCCGCGTGCTCGACCACCTGCGCCGGGGCAGCCTCAATCTTTCGGGCATCCGTTTCCTGATCCTCGACGAGGCCGACGAGATGCTGAACATGGGCTTTCTGGACGACGTGCTGGAGATCATGGAACAGACGGGCTCCGAAAAACGCACCATGCTCTTCTCCGCGACCATGCCGCCTGAAATCCTGCGCATCGCCAAGAAATACATGGGCGATTATCAGGTCATTAGGGCCGAATCCAACCAGCTGACCGCCCCCCAGACCGACCAGATCTACTTCGAGGTCGCCATGAGCGACAAATTCGAGGCCCTGTGCCGGATCATCGACATGGAGTCGGAATTCTACGGACTTGTCTTCACCCGCACCAAGGTCGACGCCGACGCCGTATCCCAGCGCCTCATGGAACGCGGTTACGACGCGGACACCCTGCACGGCGACATGTCCCAGAGCCTGCGCGAGAAGATCCTGATCAAGTTCAAGAAGAAGCTGGTCACGATCCTGGTCGCCACCGACGTGGCCGCGCGCGGCATTGACGTCCACGACCTGACCCACGTCATCAATTTCGATCTGCCTCATGACCCGGAAGCCTACGTGCACCGCGTCGGCCGCACCGGCCGGGCCGGCAAGCAGGGCATTGCCATCACCTTCATCACGCCGTCCGAGTACCGCCGTCTGCAGTTCATCAGCAAGCATGCCCGCACAGACATCCGCAAGGCCAGGCTGCCCAAGGTCTCCGATGTCATCGACATGAAGAAGGGACGCATCCGTGCGGAACTGCAGGAAATCATGACCACGGAGCCGGAGCTTGAATTCATGGGCATGGCCCAGGAACTCCTCGACCAGAGCAAGCCCCGCGAAACCCTGGCCGCCCTGTTGCAGTACATGTTCCAGGAGGAGCTTGACGCCTCCAACTACAAGGAGATCGGAGACGCCTTCGTGGTGGACAAGACGGGCAAGTCCCGCCTCTTCGTGACCCAGGGCCGCAAGGATGGTCTGACGCCCAAGCGTCTGCTGACCTTCCTTGGCGACAAGTGCAACATCCCGCCCAAGAAAATCTGGGACATCCAGATCATGGAAACCTTCGCCTTTGTTTCCTTGCCCTTCCATGATGCCGAAAGGGTGCTGGCCATGTTCAACAAGGGCAAGGGCACCGAACTGGCCTTCACCAAGGCCAAGGCCCGCCCGAGCGCCCCGGCCCCCAGAAGATAA
- a CDS encoding universal stress protein, which translates to MNRFSTSLLGEAKTLLLATDGSIFSDGALQEAIFFGQACGARLIVLHVVKIDVESLKSANARVTRAQQEIAPYMEDIRKMARDSGVECETVVVGSSVPEHAIVEQARMREADVIIMGRHGRAGRLYLMVGSMTSKVIGLGFPMVLMLPKDFTMTGSHVLVAVDDSPNSRLAVEEALSLGLCCVTLERLTFVAVARRESGLPEAEKMVEDICARGREKWPRIHFEAVAGVGHASNVIVRAAEERNVDMIMIGGMVSGPLPKMFGGRVTKEVCGWAHCAVLVVTA; encoded by the coding sequence ATGAACCGCTTCTCCACCAGCCTTCTGGGTGAAGCCAAGACTCTGCTTCTGGCCACGGACGGCTCCATTTTCAGTGACGGAGCGCTGCAGGAGGCCATCTTTTTCGGGCAGGCCTGCGGTGCCCGGCTGATTGTTCTGCATGTGGTCAAAATCGATGTCGAATCCCTCAAATCCGCCAACGCCAGGGTCACCCGCGCTCAGCAGGAGATCGCTCCGTACATGGAGGACATCCGCAAGATGGCCAGGGACAGCGGGGTGGAGTGCGAGACCGTGGTGGTCGGTTCCTCGGTGCCCGAGCACGCCATCGTCGAGCAGGCCAGGATGCGCGAGGCCGATGTCATCATCATGGGCCGTCATGGCCGGGCCGGACGGCTGTATCTGATGGTGGGCAGCATGACTTCGAAGGTCATCGGGCTCGGTTTTCCCATGGTGCTCATGCTCCCCAAGGATTTCACGATGACCGGGTCCCATGTGCTGGTGGCCGTGGACGATTCGCCCAACAGTCGTCTGGCCGTCGAGGAGGCCCTGAGTCTGGGGCTCTGCTGCGTGACCCTGGAGAGGCTGACCTTCGTGGCGGTCGCGCGGCGGGAGAGCGGTCTGCCCGAGGCCGAAAAAATGGTCGAGGACATCTGTGCCCGAGGCCGGGAAAAGTGGCCGCGGATTCACTTTGAGGCCGTGGCCGGGGTTGGGCATGCATCGAACGTCATCGTGCGCGCCGCCGAGGAACGCAACGTGGACATGATCATGATCGGCGGCATGGTTTCGGGGCCGCTGCCCAAAATGTTCGGCGGCCGGGTGACCAAGGAAGTCTGCGGGTGGGCGCACTGCGCGGTGCTGGTGGTCACCGCCTAG
- a CDS encoding efflux RND transporter periplasmic adaptor subunit codes for MKKILIPVVVVVAVGLGYLAWNKPSQANQPAAAQVAPAPEVAVVTMQETNVRLTTELPGRTAVYQMAEIRPQVGGIILKRAFEEGTEVKSGDLLYQIDPSTYEVAVARAKAAVAKAKAELEPARLKAVRYRDLIRTKAVSQQDHDEVQAALALAEANVAAAQAELGAAHIDLERTRVLSPISGRIGRSTITPGALVTANQAQAMATVQQLDPIYVDLTQSNVELLRMKHALKSGAVQSAGAAATKVRLILEDGATYAHEGILQLAEASVDQSTGSVTLRAVFPNPERDLLPGMYVRAVVEEGVLANALLIPQQAVVRDAHGKAMAMIVDGEEKVAVRPLELDRAVDGDWVVRQGLAAGDRVVVEGLQKARPGVQVRVAKDTM; via the coding sequence ATGAAGAAAATACTTATTCCCGTTGTCGTCGTGGTCGCCGTCGGCCTTGGCTATCTCGCCTGGAACAAGCCGTCGCAAGCCAACCAGCCAGCCGCAGCCCAGGTTGCTCCCGCTCCGGAAGTGGCCGTGGTCACCATGCAGGAAACAAACGTCCGTCTGACCACGGAATTGCCGGGACGCACCGCCGTATACCAGATGGCCGAGATCCGGCCGCAGGTGGGCGGCATCATCCTGAAGCGGGCCTTTGAGGAAGGGACCGAGGTCAAATCCGGCGATCTGCTCTACCAGATCGACCCTTCGACCTATGAAGTGGCCGTGGCCCGCGCCAAGGCGGCAGTGGCCAAGGCCAAGGCCGAACTGGAGCCCGCCCGGCTGAAAGCGGTGCGCTATCGTGACCTGATCCGCACCAAGGCCGTCAGCCAGCAGGACCACGACGAGGTCCAGGCCGCCCTGGCCCTGGCGGAGGCCAATGTGGCCGCGGCGCAGGCCGAGCTTGGCGCCGCGCACATCGATCTTGAGCGGACCAGGGTCCTCTCGCCCATAAGCGGCCGCATCGGTCGGTCCACCATCACCCCGGGCGCCCTGGTCACGGCCAATCAGGCCCAGGCCATGGCCACGGTGCAGCAACTCGACCCCATCTATGTGGATCTCACCCAGTCCAACGTTGAACTTTTGCGCATGAAGCACGCCCTCAAGAGCGGGGCCGTCCAGTCCGCCGGCGCAGCCGCGACAAAAGTCCGCCTGATCCTCGAAGACGGCGCAACCTATGCCCATGAGGGCATCCTGCAACTGGCCGAGGCCAGCGTGGATCAGAGCACCGGCTCCGTCACCCTGCGCGCCGTCTTCCCCAACCCCGAACGCGACCTTCTGCCGGGCATGTACGTCCGCGCCGTCGTCGAGGAGGGGGTGCTGGCCAATGCGCTGCTCATTCCGCAACAGGCCGTGGTCCGCGACGCGCATGGCAAAGCCATGGCCATGATCGTGGACGGCGAGGAAAAGGTGGCTGTCCGCCCCCTGGAACTGGACCGGGCGGTCGATGGTGACTGGGTTGTGCGCCAGGGACTGGCCGCCGGAGACCGAGTGGTCGTCGAAGGTTTGCAGAAGGCGCGCCCCGGCGTGCAGGTCCGTGTCGCAAAAGACACAATGTAA
- a CDS encoding rubrerythrin family protein, whose amino-acid sequence MSKTTENLKEAFAGESQANRKYLAFAKKAEEEGLPQVAKLFRAAAHAETIHAHAHLRLMKGIGSTAENLKEAVAGETHEFKSMYPAMIADAQAEGEKAAEKYFVFANQAEECHANLYSKAAEKMGELAAVDYYVCSICGHIHEGEPTEKCPICGAPAKAYGVVA is encoded by the coding sequence ATGAGCAAGACCACCGAGAATTTGAAAGAGGCTTTTGCCGGAGAATCCCAGGCCAACCGTAAGTATCTGGCTTTCGCCAAGAAGGCCGAAGAAGAAGGGCTGCCGCAGGTTGCCAAGTTGTTCCGGGCTGCGGCGCACGCCGAGACCATTCACGCCCATGCCCACCTTCGCCTCATGAAGGGTATCGGCTCCACGGCCGAGAATCTCAAGGAAGCCGTGGCCGGTGAAACGCATGAATTCAAGTCCATGTATCCGGCCATGATCGCCGATGCCCAGGCCGAAGGCGAAAAGGCTGCCGAGAAATATTTCGTTTTCGCCAACCAGGCCGAGGAATGCCACGCAAACCTCTACTCCAAGGCGGCGGAAAAGATGGGTGAGCTGGCGGCAGTGGACTACTATGTCTGCAGCATCTGCGGTCACATCCATGAAGGCGAGCCTACCGAAAAGTGTCCGATCTGCGGCGCGCCGGCCAAGGCATACGGCGTCGTGGCCTAG
- a CDS encoding TrmO family methyltransferase domain-containing protein, whose product MNPRVIGTVRSHLVSRDQCPKYGDTSMPPVWIELAPDFEPAATDLQVGDAILVLTWMHKGDQAVLRCHPQGNRKLPMRGIFSTRSPDRPTPIGLHAVRILGREGLRLKVHPLEVIDGTPVIDIKPDNATLQGTAEFSSLVNPDTGQAILSAARDGWLRGLFAGFNGNVSMRQGERVVITATGSAKGHLGPRDLAVVDLATGTPLTSVRASSELAVHLEVYRNQPLARAIVHTHPPKLLALSLRGEGPLLDLPLFEGRVFADKLTRVPAHRPGTPELGQAVGVASRDFEAVFMDNHGLVCRGETMTQALGLSEELESLAGIAMRR is encoded by the coding sequence ATGAACCCTCGCGTCATCGGCACCGTCCGCTCCCATCTCGTCAGCCGTGACCAGTGCCCGAAATACGGCGATACCTCCATGCCCCCGGTCTGGATCGAGCTGGCCCCGGACTTCGAGCCCGCAGCCACGGACCTTCAGGTCGGAGACGCCATCCTGGTCCTGACCTGGATGCACAAGGGCGATCAGGCCGTGCTGCGCTGCCACCCTCAGGGGAACCGCAAATTGCCCATGCGCGGCATCTTCTCGACCCGTTCCCCCGACCGCCCCACACCCATCGGCCTGCATGCGGTTCGCATCCTCGGCCGCGAGGGTCTGCGCTTGAAGGTGCACCCCCTTGAGGTCATCGACGGAACTCCCGTCATCGACATAAAGCCCGACAACGCCACGCTCCAGGGCACAGCCGAATTCTCATCCCTGGTCAATCCCGATACGGGCCAGGCCATTCTCTCGGCCGCCCGCGACGGCTGGCTGCGTGGACTCTTCGCCGGATTCAACGGCAACGTGAGCATGCGACAAGGGGAGCGCGTTGTGATCACGGCCACGGGCAGTGCCAAGGGACACCTTGGGCCCCGGGATCTGGCCGTGGTAGATCTGGCCACGGGAACGCCCCTGACATCGGTGCGGGCCTCCTCGGAGCTTGCCGTACATCTTGAGGTGTACCGCAACCAGCCCCTGGCCCGGGCCATCGTGCACACCCATCCGCCGAAACTTCTGGCCCTGTCCCTGCGCGGGGAAGGTCCTCTTCTTGACCTGCCCCTCTTCGAAGGCCGGGTCTTCGCCGACAAGCTGACCCGCGTGCCCGCCCACCGGCCTGGCACCCCGGAACTGGGGCAAGCAGTGGGCGTGGCCAGCAGGGATTTCGAGGCCGTATTCATGGACAACCACGGACTTGTCTGTCGCGGGGAAACCATGACTCAGGCCCTGGGACTCTCCGAGGAATTGGAAAGTCTGGCCGGGATCGCCATGCGGCGCTAA
- a CDS encoding efflux RND transporter permease subunit produces the protein MAHFFINRPVFAWVLAIAAMLGGVLAITGLPISQYPPIAPPSVAISATYPGASAKTLEDAVTQVIEQKMKGIDNLDYMSSTSQSSGQAEITLTFKAGTNPDIAQVQVQNKLQLAMSLLPQEVQAQGVQVTKAVRNFVQVLGFVSEDGSMARAELADYVAANVLDGMSRVEGVGEVTLFGSQHAMRIWLNPDKLHSYSLTPADVAAAIKAQNAQISAGQLGGLPSVEEQRINFTVSVQDRLQTPEQFRNILLKVHTDGSTVRLGDVAKVELGAENSQIVSRFNGQPAAALAIKLATGANALKTVEAIAEYTDSISSTFPAGMKVVEAFDTTPFVRISIEEVIRTLLEAVVLVFLVMYLFLQNFRATLIPTIAVPVVLLGTFGVLAAFGYSINTLTMFAMVLAIGLLVDDAIVVVENVERIMHEDGLSAKDATHLSMTQISGALVGIALVLSAVFVPMAFFGGSTGVIYRQFSITVVSAMVLSVLVALILTPALCATMLKPAKPGQGKRGFFGLFNRGFDRTANGYQKLVGSMTRRWGRSLVLYALILAAMMFLFQRLPTGFLPDEDQGILFVQVQLPIGATQDRALDVLERIENHFLETEKDSVQSLMAVAGFSFAGSGQNTAMCFVRLKDWSVRKTPDMHVKAIAGRAMAAFSQYRDAQVFAFSPPAVMELGNAAGFDFELQDMAGLGHEKLTAARNQLLGMARQHPDLAMVRPNGLDDTPQYRIDIDWDKAGALGLAVSDVTGVIATAWGSSYVNDFLDKGRVKKVIMQGEAPYRMMPEDLARWHVRGKSGQMVPMSSFATAHWTSGSPRLERYNGVPAMQILGAPAPGKSSGQAMATMESLASQLPEGIGFSWTGLSFQERQAGSQTIMLYGLSIIVVFLCLAALYESWSLPASVILVVPIGVVGALAAVSLRGLTNDVYFQVGLLTTMGLAAKNAILIVEFAKSLAESGMDLMTAVVEAARQRLRPILMTSLAFGLGVLPLALNSGAGSGGQNSIGTGVIGGTIASTIIGSLLIPVFFVIVAKLGLSRKEPKKSTTRAIIPGGHPCED, from the coding sequence ATGGCACATTTTTTCATCAATCGCCCGGTATTCGCCTGGGTTCTGGCCATCGCCGCCATGCTTGGCGGCGTGCTGGCCATAACCGGCCTGCCCATATCCCAGTATCCGCCCATCGCTCCGCCTTCCGTGGCCATCAGCGCGACCTATCCCGGCGCCTCCGCCAAGACGCTCGAAGACGCGGTCACGCAGGTCATCGAACAGAAGATGAAGGGCATCGACAACCTGGACTACATGTCCTCGACCAGCCAGTCCTCGGGTCAGGCCGAAATCACCCTGACCTTCAAGGCCGGCACCAACCCGGACATTGCCCAGGTGCAGGTCCAGAACAAGCTGCAGCTGGCCATGTCGCTGCTGCCGCAGGAAGTGCAGGCCCAGGGCGTGCAGGTCACGAAAGCGGTCAGAAACTTCGTGCAGGTACTCGGATTCGTGTCCGAGGACGGCTCCATGGCCAGGGCCGAACTGGCCGACTATGTGGCCGCCAATGTGCTCGACGGCATGAGCCGCGTGGAAGGCGTCGGCGAGGTCACCCTGTTCGGCTCGCAGCACGCCATGCGCATCTGGCTCAACCCTGACAAATTGCACTCCTACAGCCTCACGCCCGCCGACGTCGCGGCAGCCATCAAGGCCCAAAATGCCCAGATATCCGCAGGACAGCTGGGCGGACTGCCCTCTGTGGAGGAACAGCGCATCAACTTCACGGTCAGCGTTCAGGATCGCCTGCAGACTCCGGAGCAATTCCGGAACATCCTCCTGAAAGTGCATACCGACGGCTCCACGGTGCGACTGGGCGACGTGGCCAAGGTGGAACTGGGCGCCGAGAATTCGCAGATCGTCTCCCGCTTCAACGGTCAGCCCGCGGCGGCCCTAGCCATCAAGCTGGCCACCGGCGCCAACGCCCTGAAGACCGTCGAGGCCATCGCCGAATACACGGACAGCATCAGCTCGACCTTTCCGGCCGGGATGAAGGTCGTGGAAGCCTTCGACACCACGCCCTTCGTGCGCATCTCCATCGAGGAGGTGATCCGCACCCTGCTTGAAGCCGTCGTGCTGGTCTTTCTGGTCATGTACCTCTTTCTGCAGAACTTCCGGGCCACGCTCATCCCGACCATCGCCGTGCCCGTGGTTCTGCTCGGCACCTTTGGGGTGCTGGCGGCCTTTGGCTACTCCATCAACACCCTGACCATGTTCGCCATGGTCCTGGCCATCGGCCTGCTGGTGGACGACGCCATCGTCGTGGTCGAGAACGTCGAGCGCATCATGCACGAGGACGGCCTGTCGGCCAAGGACGCGACCCATCTGTCCATGACCCAGATCTCCGGGGCCCTGGTCGGCATCGCCCTGGTGCTGTCCGCCGTGTTCGTGCCCATGGCCTTCTTCGGCGGGTCCACGGGCGTCATCTACCGCCAGTTCTCCATCACCGTGGTCTCGGCCATGGTCCTCTCCGTCCTGGTGGCCCTGATCCTGACCCCGGCCCTGTGCGCCACAATGCTAAAGCCCGCCAAGCCCGGCCAGGGCAAACGCGGCTTCTTCGGCCTGTTCAACCGCGGCTTCGACCGCACGGCCAATGGGTATCAGAAGCTGGTCGGGTCCATGACCCGGCGCTGGGGCCGCTCGCTGGTCCTCTATGCGCTCATCCTCGCGGCCATGATGTTCCTGTTCCAGCGCCTGCCCACGGGTTTTCTTCCCGACGAGGACCAGGGCATCCTCTTCGTGCAGGTCCAGCTGCCCATCGGCGCGACCCAGGACCGCGCCCTTGATGTGCTGGAGCGCATCGAAAATCACTTCCTGGAAACCGAGAAGGACTCCGTGCAATCGCTCATGGCGGTGGCTGGCTTCAGCTTCGCCGGAAGCGGTCAGAACACGGCCATGTGCTTCGTGCGTCTCAAGGACTGGAGCGTGCGCAAGACTCCCGACATGCACGTCAAAGCCATCGCCGGACGGGCCATGGCCGCGTTCTCGCAGTACCGCGACGCGCAGGTCTTCGCCTTTTCCCCTCCTGCGGTGATGGAACTGGGCAACGCGGCCGGGTTCGACTTCGAGTTGCAGGACATGGCGGGCCTCGGCCACGAAAAGCTCACGGCCGCCCGCAACCAGCTCCTCGGCATGGCCAGACAGCATCCTGACCTGGCCATGGTCCGCCCCAACGGTCTGGATGACACGCCGCAGTACCGCATCGACATCGATTGGGACAAGGCAGGCGCCCTGGGCCTTGCCGTGTCCGATGTGACCGGCGTCATCGCCACGGCCTGGGGCAGCTCCTACGTCAACGACTTCCTGGACAAGGGCCGCGTCAAGAAGGTCATCATGCAGGGCGAGGCACCCTACCGCATGATGCCCGAGGATCTGGCCCGGTGGCATGTGCGCGGAAAATCCGGCCAGATGGTGCCCATGTCGAGCTTCGCCACGGCGCACTGGACCTCGGGCTCGCCGCGCCTGGAGCGCTACAACGGCGTTCCGGCCATGCAGATTCTCGGCGCGCCCGCTCCGGGCAAGAGCTCCGGGCAGGCCATGGCGACCATGGAGAGCCTGGCCAGTCAGTTGCCCGAAGGCATCGGCTTCTCCTGGACCGGCCTGTCCTTCCAGGAACGTCAGGCAGGCTCGCAGACCATCATGCTCTACGGTCTCTCCATCATCGTCGTATTCCTGTGCCTGGCGGCCCTGTATGAAAGCTGGAGCCTTCCCGCATCGGTCATCCTGGTCGTGCCCATCGGCGTCGTCGGAGCCCTGGCCGCCGTCAGTCTGCGCGGCCTGACCAATGACGTCTACTTCCAGGTCGGCCTGCTCACGACCATGGGCCTGGCGGCCAAAAACGCCATCCTCATCGTCGAGTTCGCCAAGAGCCTGGCCGAATCGGGCATGGATCTCATGACCGCGGTGGTCGAGGCGGCCCGGCAACGTCTGCGGCCCATCCTCATGACCTCCCTGGCCTTCGGCCTTGGCGTCCTGCCCCTGGCCCTGAACTCCGGCGCGGGTTCGGGCGGACAGAACTCCATCGGCACGGGCGTCATCGGCGGCACCATCGCCTCGACCATCATCGGCTCCCTGCTCATCCCGGTCTTCTTCGTCATCGTGGCCAAGCTGGGACTTTCCCGCAAGGAACCCAAAAAATCGACCACTCGCGCCATCATCCCCGGAGGGCACCCATGCGAAGATTGA
- a CDS encoding TetR/AcrR family transcriptional regulator, with translation MAKRLTTIIRREQIAEAALALVADQGVGALTARNVARAVGVTAPALYRHFPGGKADILASVLDLLDDVKTEGIRQAIKEPGPALTKLRRCYDLHISVVERYRALPNLVLSDALWSDENHLRERLLKNHQRHQSEVAGIIRQGQIAGEIRDDIDADEIFVQFLGQFLTIAILYSRRGDMIDPKTQAEANWKMFVRGVSP, from the coding sequence ATGGCAAAGAGACTCACCACCATAATCCGTCGCGAACAGATCGCCGAAGCGGCCCTCGCACTGGTTGCCGACCAGGGTGTCGGGGCCCTCACCGCGCGCAACGTGGCCCGCGCCGTGGGCGTGACCGCGCCGGCCCTGTACAGGCATTTTCCAGGCGGCAAGGCCGACATACTGGCCAGCGTCCTGGACCTGCTCGACGACGTCAAGACCGAAGGAATCCGCCAGGCCATCAAGGAACCGGGCCCCGCACTGACCAAGCTGCGCCGCTGCTACGACCTGCACATCAGCGTGGTCGAGCGCTACCGGGCGCTACCCAACCTCGTGCTCTCGGACGCGCTGTGGAGTGACGAGAACCACCTGCGGGAGCGCCTGCTGAAGAACCATCAGCGGCACCAGTCCGAGGTGGCCGGGATCATCCGCCAGGGCCAGATTGCCGGGGAAATCCGCGACGACATCGATGCCGATGAGATCTTCGTGCAGTTTCTGGGTCAGTTCCTGACCATCGCCATCCTGTACAGCAGGCGCGGCGACATGATTGATCCCAAGACCCAGGCCGAGGCCAACTGGAAAATGTTTGTCCGAGGCGTATCCCCTTAA